The window ATGTGGATATTGAGCCAAAATATGGTGTGAAGTTGacacacatttttcattttgtgaGAATAGTGgctattttctctgttcttcacATATCCAAGCTTTTCACACCTATTTTTATTCCTCTGACACCCCTCAACTGCTATTGGAATCCGCCTTGCTGCCTATTTGATTGATGGCTCTTTTTCCAGCTGCTAAGCTTCACGAGCCACAGTGAAGCAGGGAAAAATCTCTAGGCTATTACAACGGTTATGACCTCttaaagaaatgcatttaaTACCCCCATATACTAAAAGACCTCATGTGTCTGCGGGCCTCTTCTGTGAGAAAAACCTTGTAGATGGGGTCAACTCTGTTGACCACGTTTTTACGTTTTGtcgcattacaaccacaaactccagTGTCTGTCTTACATGCTGTACGTCCGTTTTTTGGAACCTTTTTCTATGCAACAGAGCTCAGCCGTGGACAGGTTAAATGGAAAGTGTCTGTAAACTGCAACTAGAAATCTTTGCCATAAATCCTCCATACcatttatgtctggactttgactgggccatttaaACACTTGAAAGTAGCTAAGTGTCTTAAATTGTTTGCAGCGTctaacaagttttattttagaCGTTCCtccatatttagctccatccacctcctttcagctcagccgcccctgctgaagaaaggcattcccacagcatgatgctgccgccataAGGACCACCAGAGCTCTGGCCTGTTCAGGAAGCTGTGCAGCGTAACTTGTCCATCACATAGTGTTTTGCATACAGACCAAAGTTCTTAGTGTCCACTAAGTAGCAGCACAAtgactttctttttattaatcCTCTGTGAGGCCCAGGTTTGTGGAGGTGATGGCTAATAGTTGCCccgtcaacagattctcccatgTGAGCTTTAAATCTCCGCAGCTACTCCAGAATTACCACTACTACCTCTTTGTGGTTTCTTTGGTTATTGCTCTTCTTTCTCAGTCAGTTTAGGTCAGTGGTCGTGTGTCGGTAGGTTTGCTGCTGTGAAATGCTCTTTCCGTTCTCAGAGGACAGATTTAACAGTGATCTATGAGCTGCTGAAAGCTTGAGGTATAGTTTTATAATCTAACCCCGCTTTAAAGTTCTCCACTTTATCCCTGAGCTGTCTGCCGtctttcttggtcttcatgatgctgtttgttgacCAATGTTGTCTAACAAGCCCCTGAGGCCTTTGAGTTATGCTGAGATTAAAATGCACACTGGTGACTTCTAAAAGCAATTGGTTGCCTCAAAGTTTATTTAAGAGTATTGAAGGagactgaatataaatgcacgtCATGCACTTTACTAAAATGCATTGTCGGATCTGGTTGTTGTGTGTCAAAATGTTTgagtggtatgaatacttttgcaatgcaaAGTATGGCAAATCtaactcactgcaaaaacagacctaaaaagaagtaaaatgttccaaaaatttgtgtttttgtcctagatttgagccgttaaataagattatctgcctagaataagataattagacatactgcacttgaaataagacggtggagatgagttgttcctattttaagtgcaaaaatcttcttccattggcagatcatcttatttacctgctcaaaacaagcacagatacactcattttaagaacatttcacttatttttagttctgtttttgcagtgctcatGGTTTTAGAGTTTCAGAAAAACGACTCAAGAAGCCTTAATGTCTGGTCTGTtgctaaaaaaacattgaaactaATGCTGATGTCTTTCTGCTTCCTCTATGGCAGATATCTTGGGATCACACGGCCTCTCACCTACCCAGCACGGCAGAACGGTCAGCTGATGGCTAAAATGATCCTGGGAGTGTGGCTGGTGTCAGCGTCCATCACCCTGCCACCTTTCTGCGGCTGGGCCAAAAATGTCCACACGGCCGGTGTGTGCCTCATTAGCCAAGACTTTGGTTACACCATCTACTCTACAGCAGTAGCCTTTTACATCCCTATGCTGGTAATGCTCTTCATGTACTACAAGATTTTCAGGGCAGCTCGCAAGAGCGGCGCCAAGCACCGCTTCACGGACTTGTCGCGGCGCGAGCGCCTTGAGACAGTGGCCAACGAAGCGCTGCGCATGCAGGGCCTGAAGCCGCCTGGCGTGGCAGAGGACTGCGCTGCCTTGTCTCGCCTGCTGAACCGCGAGCGTAAAAACATCTCCATCTTTAAGCGGGAGCAGAAAGCAGCCACTACACTCGGGGTGATTGTGGGGGTTTTTGCTGTGTGCTGGCTGCCATTCTTCATCCTGACCACTGCCAGGCCATTTATCTGTGGGGTGGAGTGCAGCTGTGTGCCCATCTGGCTGGAACGCACTCTGCTCTGGTTGGGCTATGCCAACTCATTGATGAACCCCTTTATCTACGCCTTCTTCAACCGAGACCTGCGCTCCACCTACCGTGACCTTCTCCGCTGCCGCTATCGCAACATCAACCGCCGGCTCTCTGCTGTGGGGGTGCACGAGGCTCTAAAAGTGTAAACCTGCATGATTAGCAGCATACATTTGGGTGCACGCTGGTCcggtttttaaaatgcattcgTTGCCTAAAGGGCACAGCACACACAGCAGACCTGTAGATAAGACACAGACTGACAGAAAGAAAAGTCACTCTTGGTAG of the Fundulus heteroclitus isolate FHET01 chromosome 12, MU-UCD_Fhet_4.1, whole genome shotgun sequence genome contains:
- the htr7c gene encoding 5-hydroxytryptamine receptor 7; translation: MFNTSGIEPTFTKKEDISEVINGTLLLVSNLPVTTSSPTASWNASCGEQLQDFGRPEKIMIGVMLAVITAVTVMGNTLVVIAVCVVKKLRQPSNYLLVSLAVADLSVAIVVMPFVIVTDLTGGKWLFGDLFCNIFIGMDVMCCTASIMTLCVISVDRYLGITRPLTYPARQNGQLMAKMILGVWLVSASITLPPFCGWAKNVHTAGVCLISQDFGYTIYSTAVAFYIPMLVMLFMYYKIFRAARKSGAKHRFTDLSRRERLETVANEALRMQGLKPPGVAEDCAALSRLLNRERKNISIFKREQKAATTLGVIVGVFAVCWLPFFILTTARPFICGVECSCVPIWLERTLLWLGYANSLMNPFIYAFFNRDLRSTYRDLLRCRYRNINRRLSAVGVHEALKV